A stretch of the Streptomyces sp. 1331.2 genome encodes the following:
- a CDS encoding MFS transporter, translated as MQRKWWTLLAVSVATFMLLLDITVVNVALPSIRKDLGASFTDLQWVFDAYALSLATLVLTAGSLADRLGRRRTFAAGLVIFSGASLLCALAPNPVFLNVSRAVQGVGGAVMFAVSLALVAQEFPPGRERGTAMGVYGATIGVAVAVGPLVGGALTSSLGWEWIFYLNVPIGAAALAVTLLKLAESRDPNATRIDWAGVAAFSSGLFLLVLALVRGNTEGWGSALIVGLFVAAGALLVVFVLVERRVPEPMLPLGLFRRHAFTGVQLAAFAVSSSLFALFLYLTLYLQNYLGLSPFAAGVRYLPITVLSFVVAPVAGALLSRVPARLMLCVGLVAVGAGLLLMGDIQPEDTWTGLLAGFLVGGAGVGLINPVIADVAVSVVPKEKSGMAAGINDTFRQVGIAVGIAVWGAIFVGRGSHKVRELAAGTPIAEGPHPRELIEASSSGSLPQALQALPAPAREAAEAAARAGFLDGLNIVLLLGGLVSLVGAGLALWLVREDQIDRREA; from the coding sequence GTGCAACGCAAGTGGTGGACGCTCCTCGCCGTCTCGGTCGCGACGTTCATGCTGCTGCTCGACATCACGGTGGTCAACGTCGCCCTGCCCTCCATCCGCAAGGACCTGGGGGCAAGCTTCACCGACCTGCAGTGGGTGTTCGACGCCTACGCCCTCTCGCTCGCCACCCTGGTGCTGACGGCCGGTTCGCTGGCCGACCGGCTCGGGAGGCGCCGGACCTTCGCCGCCGGGCTGGTGATCTTCTCCGGTGCCTCGCTGCTCTGCGCGCTGGCGCCGAACCCGGTGTTCCTCAACGTGTCCCGCGCGGTGCAGGGCGTCGGCGGCGCGGTGATGTTCGCCGTCTCGCTGGCCCTGGTCGCCCAGGAGTTCCCGCCCGGCCGCGAGCGCGGCACGGCGATGGGCGTCTACGGGGCGACGATCGGGGTGGCCGTCGCGGTCGGGCCGCTGGTGGGCGGGGCGCTGACCAGTTCGCTCGGCTGGGAGTGGATCTTCTACCTCAACGTGCCGATCGGCGCCGCGGCCCTGGCCGTCACCCTCCTCAAGCTGGCGGAGAGCCGCGACCCGAACGCCACCCGGATCGACTGGGCCGGGGTCGCAGCCTTCAGCAGCGGCCTCTTCCTGCTCGTCCTCGCGCTGGTGCGGGGCAACACCGAGGGCTGGGGCAGCGCGCTGATCGTGGGTCTGTTCGTCGCCGCGGGCGCCCTGCTCGTCGTCTTCGTGCTGGTCGAACGGCGCGTCCCCGAGCCGATGCTGCCGCTCGGGCTGTTCCGCCGGCACGCCTTCACCGGGGTGCAGCTGGCCGCGTTCGCCGTCTCCAGCTCGCTGTTCGCCCTCTTCCTCTACCTGACGCTGTACCTGCAGAACTACCTCGGGCTGTCCCCGTTCGCGGCCGGCGTGCGCTACCTGCCGATCACCGTGCTCAGCTTCGTCGTGGCGCCGGTGGCCGGGGCGCTGCTCTCCCGGGTGCCGGCCCGGCTGATGCTCTGCGTCGGCCTGGTCGCGGTCGGCGCGGGCCTGCTGTTGATGGGCGACATCCAGCCCGAGGACACCTGGACCGGGCTGCTGGCCGGCTTCTTGGTCGGCGGCGCGGGCGTCGGCCTGATCAACCCGGTGATCGCCGACGTCGCGGTGAGCGTGGTACCCAAGGAGAAGAGCGGCATGGCGGCCGGCATCAACGACACCTTCCGGCAGGTCGGCATCGCGGTGGGCATCGCCGTCTGGGGCGCGATCTTCGTCGGCCGGGGCTCCCACAAGGTGCGCGAACTGGCCGCCGGCACCCCGATCGCGGAGGGCCCCCACCCGCGCGAACTGATCGAGGCCTCCTCCTCCGGCAGCCTCCCGCAGGCCCTGCAGGCACTCCCCGCACCGGCCCGCGAGGCAGCCGAGGCTGCAGCCCGGGCGGGCTTCCTCGACGGGCTCAACATCGTGCTGCTGCTCGGCGGGTTGGTCAGCCTGGTCGGCGCGGGCCTCGCGCTCTGGCTGGTCCGGGAGGACCAGATCGACCGCCGCGAGGCGTAG
- a CDS encoding HEAT repeat domain-containing protein — translation MTRSAEGTSTGTDATASTDARTGTTGAIRALGHDDPSVRLKAALAVGTNPDPASVRPLVGRCAVEPDFHVREMLTWALTRHPAALTVPPLLDEVRAEQAQARSQALHTLSKIGDRRAWPAVTPALLADADEEVARSAWRAAVVLVPDGAEHGLAVLLATQLGRGGRETQLSLSRALISLGEAVVPVLGTATADPDLRVRAHAIATERLWRDPDAGFEFAVEEAKRIAVLGPDDQEGR, via the coding sequence ATGACCAGGTCGGCAGAGGGCACGAGCACAGGCACGGACGCGACCGCAAGCACGGACGCCAGGACGGGCACGACGGGGGCGATTCGGGCGCTGGGACACGACGACCCATCGGTGCGGCTGAAGGCGGCGCTGGCAGTCGGCACGAACCCGGACCCCGCGTCGGTGCGCCCGCTCGTCGGGCGGTGCGCGGTCGAACCCGACTTCCACGTCCGCGAGATGCTCACCTGGGCGCTCACCCGCCACCCGGCGGCGCTGACGGTGCCGCCGCTGCTCGACGAGGTCCGCGCGGAGCAGGCGCAGGCCCGGAGCCAGGCGCTGCACACGCTCTCCAAGATCGGCGACCGGCGGGCGTGGCCCGCGGTCACGCCGGCCCTGCTGGCCGACGCCGACGAGGAGGTGGCCCGCAGCGCCTGGCGGGCGGCGGTCGTGCTCGTCCCCGACGGGGCGGAGCACGGCTTGGCCGTACTGTTGGCGACGCAGCTCGGACGCGGCGGTCGCGAGACGCAGTTGAGCCTCAGCCGGGCACTGATCTCGCTCGGGGAGGCGGTGGTGCCGGTGCTGGGCACCGCGACGGCGGACCCCGACCTGCGGGTGCGCGCGCACGCGATCGCCACCGAACGGCTGTGGCGCGACCCGGATGCCGGATTCGAGTTCGCAGTCGAGGAGGCGAAGCGCATCGCGGTCCTCGGCCCGGACGACCAGGAGGGGCGGTAG
- a CDS encoding MerR family transcriptional regulator: MLIGEVAQRSGVSARMLRHYESLGLVRPSGRTGTGYREYSEENIRRIFHIESLRSLGLSLGDVGRALDDPGFTPSGLVDELIDRTLERIAAETELLTRLRRIGAAGPAGWEDVLRIVALLQALESKSPGARQRAALSAADGAADGAAVPVEALAEAVLGESDPVVSGALRWALAQSGGDAAALLAQALDSPEAEVRKRAVQSIAEFEDDAATALLQDSLAHPDVVVREYAALALAARGVADAVPTLIEMIVEERKDADAADALAALAADPARAEPIATLLADCLAHGTAGPSARRWLAQALADIPGATASRALTDLSHDEDRAVALTAAYVLTLRAAQ, translated from the coding sequence GTGTTGATCGGCGAGGTGGCGCAGCGGTCCGGGGTCAGTGCCCGCATGCTCAGGCACTACGAATCGCTCGGGCTGGTGCGGCCCTCGGGCCGGACCGGCACCGGCTACCGGGAGTACTCCGAGGAGAACATCCGGCGGATCTTCCACATCGAGAGCCTGCGGTCGCTGGGCCTGTCGCTGGGCGACGTCGGGCGGGCGCTGGACGACCCCGGCTTCACGCCCTCGGGGCTCGTGGACGAGCTCATCGACCGGACGCTGGAGCGCATCGCCGCGGAGACCGAACTGCTCACCCGGCTGCGCCGGATCGGCGCCGCCGGGCCGGCCGGCTGGGAGGACGTGCTACGGATCGTCGCGCTCCTCCAGGCCCTGGAGTCGAAGAGCCCGGGGGCCCGGCAGCGCGCGGCCCTGTCCGCCGCCGACGGGGCGGCCGACGGGGCCGCGGTGCCGGTGGAGGCACTGGCCGAGGCCGTCCTGGGCGAGTCGGACCCGGTCGTCTCCGGGGCCCTGCGCTGGGCGCTCGCCCAGTCCGGAGGCGACGCGGCGGCGCTGCTGGCACAGGCCCTCGACTCCCCCGAGGCCGAGGTCCGCAAGCGCGCCGTGCAGTCGATCGCCGAGTTCGAGGACGACGCGGCGACCGCACTGCTGCAGGACTCCCTCGCGCACCCGGACGTCGTGGTCCGCGAGTACGCGGCCCTGGCGCTCGCGGCGCGCGGGGTGGCCGACGCCGTCCCGACGCTCATCGAGATGATCGTCGAGGAACGCAAGGACGCCGACGCGGCCGACGCGCTGGCCGCACTGGCGGCCGACCCCGCACGGGCGGAGCCGATCGCCACCCTGCTCGCCGACTGCCTCGCCCACGGCACCGCCGGCCCGTCCGCACGCCGCTGGCTCGCCCAGGCGCTCGCCGACATCCCCGGAGCCACGGCTTCCCGCGCCCTCACGGACCTCTCCCACGACGAGGACCGCGCCGTCGCCCTCACCGCGGCGTACGTCCTCACGCTGCGCGCCGCGCAGTAG